Proteins encoded within one genomic window of Chlorobaculum sp. MV4-Y:
- the bchN gene encoding ferredoxin:protochlorophyllide reductase (ATP-dependent) subunit N, translating to MMPVSSDCQILKEDNVTHSFCGLACVGWLYQKIKDSFFLILGTHTCAHFLQNALGMMIFAKPRFGVALIEEADLSRAEPQLEAVIEEIKRDHNPSVIFLLSSCTPEVMKVDFKGLAHHLSTDKTPVLFVPASGLVFNFTQAEDSVLQALVPFCPEAPAGDKKVVFVGSVNDITADDLRTEAEQLGIPVGGFLPESRFDKLPAIGPDTVLAPIQPYLSRVCSRLNRERGSQVLTSLFPFGPDGTKTFWEDLAAMFGIKVDLSDRAEAAWQKIKPQTDLLKGKKIFLTADTMMELPLARFLKNAGAEVVECSSAYINKKFHARELEALEGVKVVEQPNFHRQLEEIKQTRPDMIVTSLMTANPFVGHGFIVKWSMEFTLMSIHSWSGVFTLANLFVSPLLRRESLPEFDESVWLEGVMPSSR from the coding sequence ATGATGCCGGTTTCAAGCGATTGCCAGATTCTCAAAGAGGATAACGTAACCCACAGTTTTTGCGGTCTTGCCTGCGTCGGCTGGCTTTACCAGAAGATCAAGGACAGCTTTTTCCTCATTCTCGGTACCCACACCTGCGCCCACTTTCTCCAGAACGCCCTCGGCATGATGATCTTCGCCAAACCGCGATTCGGCGTGGCGTTGATCGAGGAGGCTGATCTTTCGAGGGCAGAGCCTCAGCTTGAGGCGGTGATCGAGGAGATCAAGCGCGACCACAACCCGTCGGTGATCTTCCTGCTATCGTCCTGCACTCCCGAGGTGATGAAGGTGGACTTCAAGGGGCTGGCCCACCATCTCAGCACCGACAAGACGCCAGTGCTCTTCGTTCCGGCCAGCGGCCTCGTCTTCAACTTCACGCAGGCGGAGGACTCGGTGCTTCAGGCGCTGGTGCCCTTCTGCCCCGAAGCTCCGGCGGGTGACAAGAAGGTGGTGTTCGTCGGTTCAGTGAACGACATCACGGCTGACGATCTTCGCACCGAAGCCGAACAGCTCGGCATTCCGGTGGGTGGCTTCCTGCCTGAGAGCCGCTTCGACAAGCTCCCGGCCATCGGCCCTGATACGGTGCTCGCGCCGATCCAGCCCTATCTGTCGCGCGTCTGCTCCCGTCTGAACCGCGAACGCGGCTCGCAGGTGCTCACCTCGCTCTTTCCGTTTGGTCCCGACGGCACCAAGACCTTCTGGGAAGACCTCGCTGCCATGTTCGGTATCAAGGTCGATCTCTCCGACCGCGCCGAAGCTGCATGGCAGAAGATCAAGCCGCAGACCGATCTGCTGAAGGGCAAGAAGATCTTCCTCACCGCCGATACCATGATGGAGCTGCCGCTGGCCCGCTTCCTCAAAAACGCTGGCGCGGAGGTTGTGGAGTGTAGTAGCGCCTATATCAACAAGAAATTCCACGCTCGCGAACTCGAAGCGCTCGAAGGTGTCAAGGTGGTCGAGCAGCCCAACTTCCATCGCCAGCTCGAAGAGATCAAACAGACGCGGCCCGACATGATCGTCACCTCGCTCATGACGGCCAACCCGTTCGTCGGGCACGGCTTTATTGTGAAGTGGAGCATGGAGTTCACGCTCATGTCGATCCACAGCTGGTCGGGTGTCTTTACTCTTGCCAACCTGTTCGTTTCGCCACTCCTGCGCCGCGAGAGTCTGCCGGAGTTCGACGAATCGGTGTGGCTCGAAGGGGTAATGCCCAGCTCACGGTAA
- a CDS encoding MTH1187 family thiamine-binding protein: protein MALLEITVIPLGTAGSGLSAWIAGLESLLEESGLPFRLSDMGTIVEGSADELFAIARKLHEHCFGAGVARVYTVMKIDDRRDKAVAIGDKVASVEARKAVKPDK from the coding sequence ATGGCCCTTCTCGAAATTACGGTGATACCGCTCGGTACGGCGGGCAGCGGTTTGAGCGCCTGGATTGCAGGACTCGAATCGCTGCTTGAAGAGAGCGGCTTGCCTTTCCGGTTGAGCGATATGGGAACCATCGTCGAAGGTTCGGCGGACGAGCTGTTTGCCATTGCCCGGAAGCTGCATGAGCACTGCTTCGGCGCGGGGGTGGCGAGGGTTTACACCGTGATGAAGATCGACGACCGGCGCGATAAAGCGGTAGCCATCGGAGACAAGGTGGCGTCGGTCGAGGCCCGCAAGGCTGTTAAGCCGGATAAATGA